One Nocardia iowensis DNA window includes the following coding sequences:
- a CDS encoding alpha/beta hydrolase, with protein MTKETSLAAPQTSTQEHGQWVADVLGEKYQQRTLSFGPDPDGEGEAVATLVRYVPSGEDEMTAGAVLYVHGFTDYFFQEHLAEHFAQRGYHFYALDLRKCGRSLRQGQTPHYVTDLALYDDELNEALRIVREETGAPVVLNAHSTGGLILPLWLDRLNRTRGTAAAGISGLVLNSPWFDLQGPSYYRTIGTPVIKALGRFRKMIELPVGKISTYGDSLHHTVAGEWDYNLDWKPLHGFPVRFGWLRAIRNGHAQLHAGLDIGVPSLILRSRMTKFARQYGPAVDVADAVLDVKQIQRWSGCLGDRTNIVPIDGAKHDVFLSSAEPLAHAFAELDSWLDWLAVYQAKSGNGSPGAGA; from the coding sequence GTGACAAAGGAAACTTCGCTTGCCGCGCCGCAGACCAGCACGCAGGAACATGGCCAGTGGGTAGCCGATGTCCTGGGTGAGAAGTATCAACAGCGGACGCTGTCGTTCGGGCCGGACCCGGATGGGGAGGGCGAGGCCGTCGCCACATTGGTGCGATATGTGCCGAGTGGGGAAGACGAAATGACGGCGGGGGCGGTGCTCTATGTGCACGGGTTCACCGACTACTTCTTCCAAGAGCACCTCGCGGAGCATTTCGCTCAGCGCGGGTATCACTTCTACGCCTTGGATCTGCGCAAGTGCGGTCGGTCGCTGCGGCAGGGGCAGACGCCGCACTATGTGACCGATCTCGCACTGTACGACGACGAGCTGAACGAGGCACTGCGGATCGTGCGCGAGGAAACCGGCGCGCCGGTGGTGTTGAACGCGCATTCCACCGGCGGACTGATCCTGCCGCTGTGGCTGGATCGGCTCAACCGGACCCGCGGCACGGCGGCGGCCGGGATCAGCGGTCTGGTGCTCAACAGCCCCTGGTTCGATCTGCAGGGTCCGTCCTACTACCGGACCATCGGCACACCGGTCATCAAGGCGCTCGGCCGTTTTCGGAAGATGATCGAGCTGCCGGTCGGCAAGATCAGCACCTACGGCGACAGCCTGCACCACACCGTGGCCGGCGAGTGGGATTACAACCTGGACTGGAAACCGTTGCACGGCTTCCCGGTTCGGTTCGGCTGGCTGCGCGCGATCCGCAACGGCCATGCGCAGTTGCACGCCGGCCTCGACATCGGTGTGCCGTCGCTGATCCTGCGGTCCCGGATGACGAAGTTCGCCCGCCAGTACGGGCCGGCCGTCGACGTGGCCGACGCGGTGTTGGACGTCAAGCAAATTCAGCGCTGGTCAGGCTGCCTCGGCGACCGCACCAATATCGTGCCGATCGACGGGGCCAAGCACGATGTGTTCCTGTCTTCGGCCGAGCCGCTGGCCCACGCCTTCGCCGAGCTCGACAGCTGGCTGGACTGGCTCGCGGTGTATCAGGCCAAGTCCGGCAACGGCTCACCAGGTGCTGGTGCGTAG
- a CDS encoding alpha/beta hydrolase: MKSRQITVGDRAWTVRVDGPESRHSVLLLPDLGDPVDVYDQVCARLHNSDLRTIAIESIDGLEPAGVTAILDEIGVPWANVAARGAGAELAWRACAAGFGRFISLVVADRGHPAVAGPGGTAADATVRPVELPTTVLVTKNLPRSIAEASGRFVYGEFRVVDIDVSNVATEADHELATEIVLRTSTW, translated from the coding sequence ATGAAATCTCGGCAGATCACGGTCGGTGACCGGGCATGGACCGTGCGGGTAGACGGACCGGAGTCCCGGCACAGCGTCCTGCTGCTGCCCGACCTCGGCGACCCGGTGGACGTCTACGACCAGGTGTGTGCCCGATTGCACAATTCGGACCTGCGCACGATCGCGATCGAGTCGATCGACGGCCTCGAACCTGCGGGAGTCACCGCGATCCTGGACGAGATCGGCGTGCCGTGGGCGAACGTAGCCGCCCGCGGGGCGGGCGCCGAACTGGCGTGGCGGGCCTGCGCGGCCGGATTCGGGCGCTTCATCAGCCTCGTAGTGGCCGATCGGGGCCATCCGGCGGTTGCGGGGCCGGGTGGCACCGCCGCCGACGCCACGGTCCGTCCAGTGGAGTTGCCGACCACGGTGCTGGTGACCAAGAACCTGCCGCGCTCGATCGCCGAAGCCTCGGGGCGCTTCGTCTACGGCGAGTTCCGGGTGGTCGACATCGATGTCAGCAATGTGGCGACCGAGGCCGACCACGAACTGGCCACCGAGATCGTGCTACGCACCAGCACCTGGTGA
- a CDS encoding PIN domain-containing protein, producing the protein MIGLDANVLIRYLTQDDPVQSARANQVIDGLSESRPGYVTMIVLAEIHWVLRRGYKQDPEAVTDVLLGLLDSTEIVVERADTVRQALRRAADGADFADALIQQLGQEAGCDLTVTFDHTAGERAGMRLLA; encoded by the coding sequence ATGATCGGTCTCGACGCCAATGTGCTGATCCGCTACCTCACCCAGGACGACCCGGTGCAGTCCGCGCGGGCCAACCAGGTGATCGACGGGCTCAGCGAGAGCCGTCCCGGTTACGTGACGATGATCGTGCTCGCCGAGATCCACTGGGTGCTGCGCCGAGGCTACAAACAGGACCCGGAGGCGGTCACCGACGTGCTGCTCGGGCTGCTCGATTCGACCGAGATCGTGGTCGAACGTGCCGATACCGTGCGCCAGGCGCTGCGGCGGGCCGCCGACGGCGCGGATTTCGCGGACGCGCTCATCCAACAGCTGGGTCAGGAAGCAGGCTGCGACCTCACCGTCACCTTCGATCACACCGCCGGGGAACGCGCCGGGATGCGGCTACTGGCCTGA
- a CDS encoding AbrB/MazE/SpoVT family DNA-binding domain-containing protein, protein MADKKSNSRSGNVVSATVTSKGQITIPIDVRVAMGLRAGVRVAFVPTDNGTYELVPETRTIKSLKGIVGWSGSPIGLAQMNEAIAGNVVEGKQK, encoded by the coding sequence ATGGCAGACAAGAAGTCCAACAGCAGGTCGGGAAATGTGGTGTCCGCGACGGTGACCAGCAAGGGGCAGATCACCATCCCGATCGACGTCCGGGTCGCCATGGGCCTGCGGGCCGGGGTGCGGGTCGCCTTCGTGCCCACCGACAACGGTACCTACGAGCTGGTGCCCGAGACCCGAACCATCAAGTCGCTCAAGGGAATAGTCGGCTGGTCCGGCTCGCCGATCGGCCTCGCGCAGATGAACGAGGCGATCGCGGGCAATGTCGTGGAAGGCAAGCAGAAATGA
- a CDS encoding cobyric acid synthase, with product MKGALLVAGTTSDAGKSVVVAGLCRMLARRGVRVAPFKAQNMSNNSVVTLDGGEIGRAQALQAQACGLEPSVRFNPVLLKPGSDRRSQLVVRGKAVGTVGARDYFQHRRELREVVTAELASLRAEFDVVICEGAGSPAEINLRATDLANMGLAQPARLPVLLVGDIDRGGVLAHLFGTVAILEPEDQQLISGFVINKFRGDVELLRPGLDRLTELTGRPTLGVIPYTEELWIDAEDSLGTVADAPVGRPRPPVGTEWLTVAAIRLPRISNSTDIEALACEPGVSVRWASEPSRLAGADLVVLPGSKATVSDLEWLRRTGIADALHARALAGGPILGICGGYQMLGKRIVDPVESGAGPVDGLDLLDLEIEFADPKVLRRSTGQDGAGISVHGYEIHHGRVVGNGDLPWLDIEGEPEGSVRGALWGTHLHGLLESDEFRRAWLATVAAAAGRTGFVAAEGISVAAVRSAQLDLLADLIENHLDLTQLSSLLADGAPADLPTLATSTVSAPATLRP from the coding sequence GTGAAAGGTGCGCTGCTCGTCGCGGGGACCACCTCGGACGCGGGCAAAAGTGTTGTGGTGGCGGGCCTTTGCCGCATGCTCGCCCGGCGCGGGGTGCGGGTTGCGCCGTTCAAGGCGCAGAACATGTCCAATAACTCCGTGGTCACCCTCGATGGCGGCGAGATCGGGCGGGCGCAAGCGTTGCAGGCGCAGGCATGCGGGCTGGAGCCGAGCGTGCGGTTCAACCCGGTGCTGCTGAAGCCGGGCAGTGATCGCCGCTCCCAGCTGGTGGTGCGCGGCAAGGCGGTCGGCACGGTCGGCGCCCGGGACTACTTTCAGCACCGTCGCGAACTGCGCGAGGTGGTGACCGCCGAACTCGCTTCGCTGCGCGCCGAATTCGACGTGGTGATCTGTGAAGGCGCTGGATCGCCCGCCGAAATCAACCTGCGAGCAACCGATCTGGCCAATATGGGGTTGGCCCAGCCCGCGCGGCTTCCGGTGCTGCTCGTCGGTGATATCGACCGCGGCGGGGTGCTCGCCCACCTGTTCGGCACCGTCGCCATCCTGGAACCCGAAGACCAGCAACTGATTTCCGGGTTCGTGATCAACAAGTTCCGCGGCGACGTCGAGCTGCTGCGTCCCGGCCTGGACCGGCTGACCGAGCTGACCGGCCGCCCGACCCTCGGTGTGATTCCGTATACCGAGGAACTGTGGATCGACGCCGAGGATTCGCTGGGCACCGTCGCGGACGCACCCGTCGGTCGCCCCCGTCCGCCCGTCGGCACCGAGTGGCTGACCGTCGCGGCCATTCGGCTGCCGCGTATCTCGAACTCAACCGATATCGAGGCGCTGGCCTGCGAGCCCGGGGTTTCCGTGCGCTGGGCCAGCGAGCCGTCCCGGCTGGCCGGGGCCGATCTCGTGGTGCTGCCGGGCAGCAAGGCGACCGTCTCGGACCTGGAGTGGTTGCGGCGCACCGGAATTGCCGACGCCCTGCACGCACGCGCCCTGGCGGGTGGCCCGATCCTCGGCATCTGCGGCGGCTATCAGATGCTCGGCAAGCGAATTGTCGACCCGGTGGAGTCGGGTGCCGGTCCGGTCGACGGACTCGACCTGCTCGACCTGGAGATCGAATTCGCCGATCCGAAAGTGTTGCGCCGCAGTACCGGCCAAGACGGCGCCGGAATCTCGGTGCACGGTTACGAGATTCACCATGGCCGAGTGGTCGGCAACGGTGACCTGCCCTGGCTCGACATCGAGGGGGAGCCGGAAGGCAGTGTGCGCGGCGCGCTCTGGGGCACTCACCTGCACGGCCTGCTGGAATCGGACGAATTCCGCCGCGCCTGGCTGGCTACCGTTGCCGCGGCCGCAGGGCGTACGGGCTTCGTTGCCGCCGAGGGCATTTCCGTCGCCGCCGTACGCTCGGCGCAACTCGATCTGCTGGCCGATCTGATCGAAAACCACCTCGATCTCACGCAGCTGTCGAGCCTGCTCGCCGACGGCGCGCCAGCTGATCTACCGACCCTGGCCACCAGCACGGTCTCCGCCCCCGCAACCTTGCGTCCATGA
- the map gene encoding type I methionyl aminopeptidase — MSVRTRKPLTPGTLSPTREVPRTIERPEYAWKKTVNEGSEPWVQTTETIEKMRIASKIAAQALAEAGKAVAPGVTTDELDRIAHEYMCDHGAYPSTLGYKGFPKSCCTSLNEVICHGIPDSTVIEDGDIVNIDVTAYIHGVHGDTNKTYLAGDVDEEVRLLVERTEEATLRAIKAVRPGRALNVIGRVIESYANRFGYGVVRDFTGHGVGPTFHSGLVILHYDQPAIDSIIEPGMTFTIEPMINLGGIDYEIWNDGWTVVTKDRKWTAQFEHTLVVTETGAEILTLP; from the coding sequence ATGTCTGTCCGCACTCGCAAGCCGCTGACCCCCGGCACCCTGTCACCGACCCGCGAGGTCCCGCGCACGATCGAGCGCCCGGAATACGCGTGGAAAAAGACCGTCAACGAGGGCAGCGAGCCCTGGGTGCAGACCACCGAGACGATCGAGAAGATGCGGATCGCGAGCAAGATCGCGGCACAGGCGCTGGCCGAGGCGGGCAAGGCCGTCGCGCCCGGCGTCACCACCGACGAGCTGGACCGGATCGCCCACGAGTACATGTGTGACCACGGCGCCTACCCGTCGACCTTGGGCTACAAGGGTTTTCCGAAGTCCTGCTGCACCTCGCTGAACGAGGTGATCTGCCACGGCATTCCGGACTCGACGGTGATCGAGGACGGCGACATCGTCAATATCGACGTCACCGCCTACATCCACGGCGTGCACGGCGACACCAACAAGACCTACCTGGCCGGTGATGTGGACGAGGAGGTCCGGCTGCTCGTCGAACGGACCGAAGAGGCCACCCTGCGGGCGATCAAGGCGGTCCGGCCCGGCCGGGCGCTGAACGTCATCGGCCGGGTGATCGAGTCCTACGCCAACCGATTCGGTTACGGCGTGGTGCGCGATTTCACCGGCCACGGCGTGGGCCCGACCTTCCACAGCGGCCTGGTGATCCTGCACTACGACCAGCCCGCCATCGATTCGATCATCGAACCCGGCATGACCTTCACCATCGAGCCGATGATCAATCTGGGCGGCATCGACTACGAGATCTGGAACGACGGCTGGACCGTGGTCACCAAGGACCGCAAGTGGACGGCCCAGTTCGAGCACACCCTCGTGGTCACCGAAACCGGCGCGGAAATCCTCACTTTGCCGTGA
- a CDS encoding LLM class flavin-dependent oxidoreductase, producing MELGLTTFAELYPVGDRPAPNAGERLREVVEEAVTTERAGLDVYGVGEHHRKDFAASAPAVVLAAIAARTEKIQLTSAVSVLSSDDPVRVYQDFATLDGLSNGRAELMAGRGSFTESFPLFGYDLSDYNELFEEKLALLLHIREDGPVTWSGKFRAPLREAIVYPRTDNRPLPVWIAVGGSPESVVRAGLLGLPLAIAIIGGQPARFKPLVDLYHRALAEGGHEKQPVAVHAHGYLADTDEQAVADFYEPYALAMSTLGRERGWGPMTHAHFDALRSPEGSLFVGTPDYVAEKVADIRDTLGLDRFMLHTSVGTLPHEKVLHNIELLGEKVAPQVR from the coding sequence GTGGAACTGGGACTCACGACGTTCGCCGAGCTGTACCCGGTCGGCGACCGGCCCGCACCGAACGCGGGCGAACGGCTACGCGAGGTGGTCGAGGAGGCCGTCACCACCGAGCGGGCCGGGCTCGACGTCTATGGCGTCGGGGAACATCACCGCAAGGACTTCGCGGCCTCCGCGCCCGCGGTCGTGCTTGCCGCCATCGCGGCGCGGACCGAGAAGATCCAGCTGACCAGCGCCGTCAGCGTGCTCAGCTCCGATGATCCGGTACGCGTGTACCAGGATTTCGCGACCCTGGACGGTCTGTCCAACGGTCGCGCGGAGTTGATGGCCGGGCGCGGGTCATTCACGGAAAGCTTTCCGCTGTTCGGCTACGACCTGTCCGACTACAACGAGTTGTTCGAGGAGAAGCTGGCGCTGCTGCTGCACATCCGCGAAGACGGCCCGGTCACCTGGTCCGGAAAGTTCCGCGCGCCGCTGCGCGAAGCCATTGTCTATCCGCGCACCGACAACCGGCCGCTGCCGGTGTGGATCGCGGTGGGCGGCAGTCCCGAGTCGGTGGTCCGTGCCGGGCTGCTCGGCCTGCCGCTGGCGATCGCGATCATCGGCGGTCAGCCCGCCCGATTCAAGCCGCTGGTCGATCTGTACCACCGCGCGCTCGCCGAAGGTGGACACGAGAAGCAGCCGGTGGCAGTGCACGCGCACGGCTACCTCGCCGACACCGACGAGCAAGCCGTCGCCGACTTCTACGAGCCGTACGCGCTGGCGATGAGCACCCTTGGCCGGGAACGCGGTTGGGGCCCGATGACCCACGCTCATTTCGACGCGCTGCGCTCCCCGGAGGGTTCGCTGTTCGTCGGCACGCCGGACTACGTTGCCGAGAAGGTCGCCGACATTCGCGACACCCTCGGCTTGGACCGGTTCATGCTGCACACCAGTGTCGGCACCCTCCCCCACGAAAAGGTGCTGCACAACATCGAATTGCTCGGCGAGAAGGTGGCCCCGCAGGTCCGTTGA
- a CDS encoding GntR family transcriptional regulator: MDATEVAGVGADPVADDIRGGRTEFTLPDRLPKSYRVRTELETILDDLDEGDPVPSERDLAVRFEVARETVRQALRDLLVEGRIRRQGRGTVVSRPKMVQPLSLRSYTEGAISYGRVPGRLLVSWDDVPADADTARDLDVPVGTSVMHLERVLLADGERIGLESTYLPLHRFANLRTTYDPSTSLYAAIRASGVLFARATERIETVLASPREAALLECTTALPLLLLHRRSTDAEGNPIERVRGLYRGDRIAFEAHLTA; the protein is encoded by the coding sequence ATGGACGCAACGGAGGTGGCGGGGGTCGGTGCCGACCCGGTGGCCGACGACATACGCGGTGGGCGAACCGAATTCACGCTGCCCGATCGGTTGCCGAAGTCGTACCGGGTGCGCACCGAGCTGGAGACGATCCTCGATGATCTCGACGAGGGCGATCCGGTTCCCTCGGAACGCGATCTGGCGGTCCGGTTCGAGGTGGCGCGCGAGACGGTGCGTCAGGCGTTGCGGGATCTGTTGGTGGAGGGCCGGATTCGCAGACAGGGTCGTGGCACCGTGGTCTCTCGCCCGAAAATGGTGCAGCCGCTGTCGCTGCGCTCCTACACCGAAGGGGCGATCAGCTACGGCCGTGTTCCCGGGCGGCTGCTGGTCAGCTGGGACGACGTGCCCGCCGACGCCGACACCGCTCGCGATCTCGATGTGCCCGTGGGCACTTCGGTCATGCACCTGGAGCGGGTGCTGCTCGCCGACGGTGAACGAATCGGACTGGAGAGCACCTACCTTCCGCTGCACCGCTTCGCCAACCTGCGCACCACCTACGATCCCAGCACCTCGCTGTATGCCGCGATCCGCGCCTCGGGCGTCCTCTTCGCCCGCGCCACCGAACGCATCGAAACGGTGCTCGCCTCCCCGCGCGAGGCCGCCCTCCTCGAATGCACCACGGCCCTGCCGCTGCTCCTACTGCACCGCCGCAGCACCGACGCCGAAGGCAATCCGATCGAACGCGTCCGCGGCCTCTACCGCGGCGACCGCATAGCCTTCGAAGCCCACCTCACCGCGTAG
- a CDS encoding TIGR03364 family FAD-dependent oxidoreductase gives MRLVIIGGGILGTAHALAAVRRGHEVVQVERETEARGATVRNFGLVWVSGRSAAELELTLRSRQLWEEIGGKVPAVGFRPAGSITLVRTPVELAVAEAAAAGPSAEARGFELLDPEQVRAINPALRGKFFAGLHCSTDAAVESRQALPALRAYLAATGRYTFHAGTEARSVTDTAAGATVLDDQGRRFDADLVLACPGAAHGGLTRELVGTLPVRRVRLQMMQTAPLGEPLTTAIADGDSFRYYPGFAGAEVDTLNREQSQSATAAEHKMQLLCVQRLHGGLTIGDTHEYDEPFAFDVDEAPYEHLTAVTEELLGRKLPQVVRRWAGVYSQSTDPTAIVTRAKAGEHTWVITGPGGRGMTLGPALGEETADLLDL, from the coding sequence ATGCGATTGGTCATCATCGGAGGTGGAATCCTCGGCACCGCCCACGCCCTGGCCGCCGTCCGCCGCGGTCACGAGGTCGTGCAGGTGGAGCGGGAGACCGAGGCCCGCGGCGCGACGGTTCGCAACTTCGGCCTGGTGTGGGTCTCCGGGCGCTCCGCCGCCGAACTGGAACTGACCCTGCGCTCGCGGCAGCTGTGGGAGGAGATCGGCGGCAAGGTCCCCGCGGTCGGGTTCCGCCCGGCCGGATCGATCACGCTGGTACGCACCCCGGTCGAGTTGGCCGTCGCCGAGGCCGCCGCGGCCGGGCCGTCAGCCGAGGCACGCGGCTTCGAGTTGCTCGACCCCGAACAGGTGCGCGCGATAAACCCGGCGCTGCGCGGGAAATTCTTTGCCGGACTGCATTGTTCGACCGACGCCGCGGTCGAGTCGCGGCAGGCGCTGCCCGCGCTGCGCGCCTACCTGGCGGCCACCGGCCGCTACACCTTCCACGCCGGCACCGAGGCCAGGTCGGTCACCGACACCGCGGCAGGCGCCACCGTGCTCGACGATCAGGGCCGCCGCTTCGACGCCGATCTGGTGCTGGCCTGTCCAGGTGCCGCCCACGGCGGCCTCACTCGCGAGTTGGTCGGCACCCTGCCGGTGCGCCGGGTGCGGCTGCAGATGATGCAGACCGCGCCGCTCGGTGAACCGCTCACCACCGCCATCGCCGACGGCGACAGCTTCCGCTACTACCCCGGCTTCGCGGGCGCCGAAGTGGACACCCTGAATCGGGAGCAGTCCCAATCGGCCACCGCGGCCGAACACAAGATGCAGCTGCTCTGTGTGCAGCGCTTACACGGCGGTCTCACCATCGGTGACACCCACGAATACGACGAGCCGTTCGCGTTCGACGTGGACGAGGCGCCGTACGAGCACCTCACCGCGGTCACCGAGGAACTGCTCGGCCGCAAACTGCCGCAGGTGGTTCGGCGGTGGGCAGGCGTGTACAGCCAGAGCACCGACCCGACCGCGATCGTCACCCGCGCCAAGGCAGGCGAGCACACCTGGGTGATCACCGGCCCCGGCGGCCGCGGCATGACCCTCGGCCCCGCTCTCGGCGAGGAAACCGCCGACCTACTCGATCTCTGA
- a CDS encoding phosphonatase-like hydrolase — protein MSNNTIQLVVLDMAGTTVADGGLVLRAFDVAATAAGIDTEGPQRDNARKYVLDTMGQSKITVFRALLSDEDRAQEANRAFESAYETLIDEVDIAPIAGAAEAITKLRGAGVKVALTTGFSRTTQDRLLSALGWRDIADLTLAPADAGRGRPYPDMVLTALLRLRADAVDRVAVLGDTTSDIATGLAAGARIVAGALTGAHDEAQLRTAGATHVVPSVVEFAELVLADHT, from the coding sequence TTGTCGAACAACACCATTCAACTGGTCGTCCTGGATATGGCGGGCACCACCGTCGCCGATGGCGGACTCGTCCTGCGTGCCTTCGACGTCGCCGCAACCGCGGCGGGCATCGACACCGAAGGACCGCAGCGCGACAACGCCCGAAAGTACGTGCTGGACACGATGGGTCAGTCGAAGATCACCGTGTTCCGTGCGCTGCTGAGCGACGAGGACCGCGCCCAGGAGGCCAACCGGGCCTTCGAGTCCGCCTACGAAACGTTGATCGACGAGGTCGACATCGCCCCGATTGCCGGTGCGGCCGAGGCGATCACAAAGCTGCGCGGCGCGGGCGTCAAGGTCGCACTCACCACCGGGTTCAGCCGGACCACCCAGGACCGTCTGTTGTCTGCGCTCGGCTGGCGGGACATCGCCGATCTGACCCTGGCGCCCGCGGACGCCGGGCGCGGACGCCCCTATCCCGACATGGTCCTCACCGCGCTGCTGCGCCTGCGCGCCGACGCCGTGGATCGCGTTGCGGTGCTCGGCGATACGACCAGCGATATCGCCACCGGCCTGGCCGCGGGCGCCCGGATCGTCGCGGGCGCGCTCACCGGTGCGCACGACGAGGCCCAGCTGCGTACGGCAGGCGCGACCCATGTCGTGCCGTCGGTCGTCGAGTTCGCCGAGCTGGTGCTGGCCGACCACACCTGA
- a CDS encoding 2-aminoethylphosphonate ABC transporter substrate-binding protein, with the protein MRTSNTPSRLARALSRTALLVAAVTAVACTAACGGTGADTAGGKTVTVYSADGVGSWYRTQFAAFQKQTGIAVNLVEAGSGEVVNRVDKEQANPQADVLVTLPPFIQKAKAAGLLQDSGVDTSAVPAADKDADGKYVTLANNYLCFIANPAVDAAAITWDDLLKPEFKGKLQYSTPGQAGDGTAVLILLQKLLGKQGALDYLNKLQANNVGPSSSTGKLQAKVDKGELHIANGDVQMNLTTIKEKGSKFSVFFPAAADDKKSTVAVPYVMGLAKGAPHQAGAKKLMEFLLSAEAQKTLGPDAFAVPARAELRDAPVTGSGPSPSSVLKGVELLPVDWHTVLAELDTDLAAYQKATGS; encoded by the coding sequence GTGCGTACTTCGAACACGCCGTCCCGCCTGGCCCGCGCCCTCTCCCGGACCGCGCTGCTCGTCGCCGCCGTCACCGCCGTCGCATGCACCGCGGCCTGCGGCGGCACCGGCGCCGACACCGCGGGCGGGAAGACCGTGACGGTCTACTCCGCCGACGGTGTCGGCAGCTGGTACCGAACCCAATTCGCGGCCTTCCAGAAGCAGACCGGCATTGCGGTCAACCTGGTGGAGGCGGGCTCCGGCGAGGTGGTCAACCGGGTCGACAAGGAGCAGGCCAACCCACAGGCCGACGTGCTGGTCACGCTGCCGCCGTTCATCCAGAAGGCGAAAGCCGCTGGGCTGCTTCAGGACAGCGGCGTGGATACCAGCGCGGTCCCCGCCGCCGACAAGGACGCCGACGGCAAGTACGTCACCCTGGCCAACAACTACCTGTGCTTCATCGCCAACCCAGCGGTCGATGCCGCCGCGATCACCTGGGACGACCTGCTGAAGCCGGAATTCAAAGGCAAGCTCCAGTATTCGACACCGGGTCAGGCGGGCGACGGCACCGCCGTGCTGATCCTGTTGCAAAAGCTGCTCGGCAAGCAGGGTGCGCTCGATTACCTGAACAAGTTGCAGGCCAACAATGTCGGGCCGTCCTCGTCCACCGGCAAGTTGCAGGCCAAGGTCGACAAGGGTGAGCTGCATATCGCCAACGGTGACGTGCAGATGAACCTGACCACCATCAAGGAGAAGGGTTCGAAGTTCAGCGTCTTCTTCCCGGCCGCCGCCGACGACAAGAAGTCGACCGTCGCGGTCCCCTACGTGATGGGTCTGGCCAAGGGCGCCCCGCACCAGGCAGGTGCGAAGAAACTGATGGAGTTCCTGCTCTCCGCCGAGGCGCAGAAGACCCTGGGCCCGGACGCTTTCGCGGTGCCTGCCCGCGCGGAACTGCGTGATGCCCCGGTGACCGGATCGGGTCCGTCGCCGAGTTCGGTGCTGAAGGGTGTCGAGCTGCTGCCGGTCGATTGGCACACGGTGCTCGCCGAGCTGGACACCGATCTGGCCGCATACCAAAAGGCCACCGGTAGCTGA
- a CDS encoding ABC transporter ATP-binding protein, which produces MSTGDARTKSSTTAPPRATAGAPAIVFDRVGVSYRSGRKTTVALADFTLRVAAGETVALLGPSGSGKSTALKALAGFVRPTSGAVRLAGRDVTDLSPAKRGIGVVVQSYALFPHMSVHGNVAFGLKAHRVPRTEIGARVTEALDMVGMGAYAERLPRELSGGQQQRVAIARALAIRPTVLLLDEPLAALDAQLRQSMLGELQQLRKALPDTAMLYVTHDQSEALALADRIAVMRDSRLVDIDTAENLWRRPPTDFTAAFLGGANLLSCTVNRVSGGSALVTVGAQTLRAEAPVPGVGQENWVLDSPALLCVRPHTVRIGVTSERDALRGTVVSAVWRGASTRLHVAIDGLADAVTADVPGHVDTSIGSVVGVRFPDPAGILIPRAVGAGTTSTEVQP; this is translated from the coding sequence ATGTCCACCGGTGACGCGCGCACGAAGTCATCCACTACCGCCCCGCCGCGAGCTACCGCCGGTGCACCGGCGATCGTGTTCGATCGGGTCGGCGTCAGCTACCGCAGCGGCCGTAAAACCACTGTCGCGCTGGCCGATTTCACGCTGCGCGTCGCCGCGGGCGAGACCGTCGCCCTGCTCGGGCCGAGCGGTTCCGGCAAGTCGACCGCGCTCAAAGCGCTGGCCGGTTTCGTCCGGCCGACCTCGGGCGCGGTCCGGCTGGCCGGGCGCGATGTCACCGACCTGTCGCCCGCCAAACGCGGTATCGGCGTTGTCGTGCAGTCCTACGCGCTGTTTCCGCACATGAGCGTGCACGGCAACGTCGCCTTCGGGTTGAAGGCACATCGGGTGCCACGCACCGAGATCGGTGCCAGGGTAACCGAGGCGCTGGACATGGTCGGCATGGGCGCTTACGCCGAACGACTACCAAGGGAACTGTCCGGCGGCCAGCAGCAGCGGGTGGCGATCGCCAGGGCACTGGCCATCCGCCCCACAGTGCTGCTGCTGGACGAGCCGCTCGCCGCGCTGGACGCCCAACTGCGCCAGTCCATGCTGGGCGAACTCCAGCAGCTGCGAAAGGCCCTGCCGGACACGGCCATGCTGTACGTGACCCACGACCAGTCCGAGGCTTTGGCCTTGGCCGATCGCATCGCGGTCATGCGCGACTCCCGCTTGGTCGACATCGATACAGCCGAAAACCTCTGGCGGCGGCCACCCACCGACTTCACCGCCGCGTTCCTCGGCGGCGCGAATCTACTGTCCTGCACAGTGAACCGAGTATCGGGCGGATCGGCTCTCGTGACCGTCGGCGCCCAGACCTTGCGCGCGGAGGCTCCCGTCCCCGGTGTGGGCCAAGAGAACTGGGTCCTGGACTCCCCTGCCCTGCTATGCGTCCGCCCACACACCGTGCGCATCGGCGTCACTTCCGAACGCGATGCCCTGCGCGGCACGGTGGTCTCCGCCGTCTGGCGCGGTGCCTCGACCCGCCTGCACGTAGCGATCGATGGGTTGGCCGACGCGGTCACCGCCGATGTCCCCGGCCATGTCGACACGTCCATCGGCTCGGTGGTCGGCGTCCGCTTCCCCGACCCCGCCGGGATACTGATCCCCCGCGCGGTCGGCGCAGGCACCACCAGCACGGAGGTGCAGCCGTGA